The DNA region CTCAAAAACCACAACAGCTCATGAATAACCGATTTCAAATGGATTCGTTTGGTCGTAACAAGTGGAAAACCTTCGGAAAGATCATAGCGAAGCTGTCTACCGAAAACAGACTGTGTTCCGGTTCCAGTACGATCTCCCTTATGCACGCCTGTATCCAGGATATCCTGTAATAAATCGAGATAGTTTTTCAAATTATATTCCCCTCGCACTTCTTATTTCATAGCAATAAAAAACAAACGAGAACATTCACAGAGGTTGTGTTTGCTCCAATTTGCCTTATAGAAAACAGCACAGAACTAAGGTCTATGCCGTCATATTCGTTGTTACAGTGTACCACATTGAGATTCAGATTGCATGATTCTTGTGCTGTTATAGCTTCATTTTTTCGAGTCTTAAATAGCCTCTTACTTTAGATGTTAAGATAAAAAAAGGACAGACAACGTCGAATGACGTTATCCATCCCTTTTTAATTTACGAATAATGCCAGACGAATCCGGAGCTTAGACGATCTTAACGGGAAATGATGTGGATCGGGTGACCCATAACCAATTCCGCAGCTTCCATCACGATTTCGCCCAAAGTTGGGTGAGCGTGAATAGTCAGCGCCAGATCTTCCAGAGTAGCGCCCATCTCAATTGCCAGACCAAGCTCAGCAATCAGGTTGGAAGCTTCCAGACCTACGATTTGGCAACCCAACACAAGGCCGCTTTCTTCGTCAGCTACGATTTTCACGAAGCCTTCAGCATGGTTCAAAGATACTGCACGGCCATTACCCGCATAAGGGAATTTGCCTGCTTTAACTTTGTAGCCTTTTTCTTTCGCTTCTTTCTCGGTGTAACCTACGCTGGAGCACTCAGGATCTGTGAATACAACTGCAGGCATACATTTGTAGTCAACTACAGATGGTTGTCCTGCGATCGCTTCAGCAGCCACTTTACCTTCATAAGAAGCTTTGTGAGCTAGTGCCAGACCGGATACGATATCACCAATTGCGAAGATGTGAGGAATGCTTGTGCGTCCTTGGTGGTCAACTTTGACAAATCCACGCTCGTCAACGTCTACGCCAATCAGGTCCAAACCAAGCTCACCGTCTGTATTTGGACGACGTCCAACCGTAACGAGCAGGTAATCTGCAGTCACTTCTTTGGACTCACCATTTACAGAATATTTAACAGTTACATCTTTATCCGTTTGCTCAGCACTTTCAGCTTTTGCACCCGTTACGATTTCGATGCCTGTTTTCTTCATGTTTTTAGCAACGAGGCTAGTCATGTCTTTATCGAAACCTGGCAGTACTGTATCCAAACCTTCGATGATGGTTACTTTCGCACCGAATTTGGAGTACATTTGACCAAGCTCGGCACCGATATAACCACCACCGATAACGATCATGCTTTTTGGTACTTCAGGCAAGTTCAGAGCTTCTGTCGAAGACAGAATGCGTCCGCCAAACGGGAAAGGTTTCAGTTCGATTGGACGGGAACCTGTTGCAATGATTGCATTTTTGAATTTGTAACGCGGTGACTCGTGATCGTTAAATACACGAGCTTCGTTTTCGTTGATGAACATGCACTCACCGTTGAAAACTTCAACTTTGTTGCCTTTGAGCAAACCAGCTACGCCGCCAGTCATTTTCTTAACAACGCCGTTTTTGAATTCTTGAGTTTTGCTAAAGTCCACTTTTACGTTCTCAGCAGAGATACCAAATGCTTCACCGTGAAGTGCAGACTCGTATTGGTGTGCAGCAGAGATCAGAGCTTTGGATGGAATACATCCGCGGTTCAAACAAACGCCGCCCAGTTCGGATTTGTCTACGATCAATACGCTTTGGCCCAATTGAGCAGCACGGATGGCAGCTACATAGCCGCCAGGTCCTGCACCAATTACTAATGTGTCGATATTGAGAGAAGCGTCGCCTACTACCATATCTTACACCTCCATAACAAGCAGCTCAGGGTTAGCGAGCAGCTGTTTAATGTAATTCATAAAGTTTTGTGCTGTTGCGCCATCGATGATACGGTGATCAAAGCTCAGGGAAAGAGCCATTACAGGTGCTGCAACTACTTCGCCGTTTTTGATAACCGCTTTTTCGCTGATGCGTCCTGTTCCGAGAATAGCAACTTCAGGGAAGTTGATGATTGGAGTGAAGAACATACCGCCAGCAGAACCAATGTTACTGATGGAGATTGTGCTTCCTCTCATTTCGTTCGCGCTCAATTTGCCGTCGCGGCCACGAGCTGCCAGATCACGGATAGAATCAGCGATCATCCAGATGGATTTACGATCAGCATCTTTGATAACAGGAACGATCAGGCCGTTGTCTGTATCTGTAGCGATACCGATGTTATAGTATTTTTTGTAAACAATTTCGTTAGCTTCTTCATCAATCATCGCGTTCAAAGCAGGGAATTGACGGGAAGCCGCAACCAGTGCTTTAACGATGAATGGCAGATACGTAACTTTTGTACCTTTTTTCTCAGCGATAGGTTTCATGCGAGTACGGAAAGCAACCAATTCAGTTACGTCCACTTCGTCCATGATGGTAACGTGAGGTGCTGTGTAAGCCGACTTAACCATCGCATTGGCAATCGCTTTACGGATACCTTTGAATGGTACGCGCTCTTCTTCAAGGCGTTGATCAGCTGCTGCAGCTGCTGGTGCTGCGGATTTCTTCTCTTCTTGAGCCGGAGCTTCGGAAGATGCCGCTGCGGAAGAACCGCCACCGTTTTTGAAAGATTCAACATCTTCTTTGGTTACTTTACCGTTGTTGCCAGTACCGTTAACCTGAGCGATGTCCACGCCTTGTTCGCGAGCAAATTTACGCACGCTTGGCGTTGCCAGAACGTCTTTGGCAGGTACTGCCGGAACGCTGTTGTTGCCGCCTTCTTTAGCTGCATCAGAACTGGATGCTGCTGCGGAAGAACCGCTTGTGTCAGCTCCGCCTTGAGCTGCATCTTTTTCTTGCTCGCCTTGATCGCCAGCTGGAGCGTCGTCTTGCTCAGGAAGCTCGCCTTCTGCTTCGATAATAGCAACAACTTCGCCTACGTGGCAAACTTGACCATCTTTAGCAAACACTTCTGTTACTGTTCCGTTAACCGGACAAGGTACTTCAACGACTGCTTTGTCGTTCTGTACTTCCATGATGATATCGTCGTCAGTTACTTTGTCACCGACTTTGATGTGCATCTTAATGATTTCGCCTTCGTGAAGGCCTTCGCCCAGTTCAGGGAATTTGTATTCAAATTTAGCCAACTGAAAAACCTCCTTGATTATGTCTCAATCCTGAAAACAACCCTTAACTCCAAGAAACAACCGTTACTGCTAGTGCAATAAACTGTTACTCAAGGGGCTAATGGCTGTTTACAGTGCAGCTTGCGCTGCGGTGTGGATCACCATACTGCGCCTTGCGGCATGTCAGATGATTAAATTAGAAATTTACGACTTTGTTAACCGCAGCAACGATACGTGCTGGGTTAGGAAGCCATGTATCTTCGATTTGTGCAAATGGATATACAGTATCCGGACCAGCTACACGCAGAACCGGTGCTTCCAAGTGCAGGATTGCTTTTTCATTGATTTGTGCAATGACTTCAGCTGCAACACCTGCGCTTTTTTGAGCTTCTTGTACAACGATTGCACGATTTGTTTTCTTAATGGAAGCAACGATAGTATCGATGTCGATCGGGCTAACCGTACGAAGGTCGATAACTTCAACTTTGATTCCTTGTTTTTCGAGCTCTTCTGCTGCTTTCACAGAAGTGTGAACCATCATACCGTAAGTAATGATAGTTACATCAGAACCTTCACGAACAACGTTCGCTTTGCCCAGCTCAACGGTGTAATCTTCTTCAGGCACTTCTGCACGGAATGCATGGTACAAGTTCAAGTGCTCCATGAAGAATACAGGGTCGTTGTCGCGAATAGAAGCGATCATCAGACCTTTTGCATCGTAAGGGTTAGAAGGAACAACCACTTTGATACCCGGAGTTTGCGTGAGCAAACCTTCAAGGGAATCCGTGTGCAATTCTGCCGCTTTTACACCGCCACCGAATGGTGTACGGAATACGATTGGAGAATTGTATTTACCGCCGGAGCGGAAACGCATACGAGCTGCTTGAACTACCATTTGGTCAAGTGCTTCGAAGATAAAACCAACGAATTGGATCTCAGCAACCGGACGGAAGCCTTGAACACCCAAACCTACAGCCAGACCGCCAATAGCGGACTCAGCTAGTGGTGTATCAAATACACGCTCTTCGCCAAATTCTTTTTGCAGACCTTCCGTTACACGGAAAACGCCGCCTACATTACCTACGTCTTCACCGAAAAGCAGAACGTTAGGATCACGTTTCAACTCAACGCGAAGCGCATCACGGATTGCTTCTTTCATGTTCATTTGTGCCATTTGCTTCATTTCCTCCTTAAACATTGACAGTTCACATTTGAATTCATACATGTATACCGGGACACCGGAACCCGTCCCGGATGTTTATGCTTTATCGGAAAAAACTTATTGGAAATCAGCTTTTTGCTCTTCCAAGTGCTTAGGCGTTTGTTCGAACATGCTGTCGATCAAGCCTGAAATCGTCATTTTCTCGGTTTTTTCCGCTTTTTTGATCTCTTCGTTCACTTTTGCTTTTGCTTCTTCTTTCACACGTGCTGTATCTTCTTCAGTCCACAGACCTTTTTTCTCCAGATATTTAGCAAAACGTGCGATTGGATCTTTCGCATTCCATTCAGCCTCTTCTTCTTTTGTACGATACTTGGAAGCATCATCCGAAAGGGAGTGAGGACGGAAACGATATGTTACTGCTTCGATCAATGTTGCGCCTTCTCCGTTACGTCCACGTTCAGCAGCTTCCTGAACCGCTTTGATAACCGCAAAGATGTCCATACCGTCAACTTTAACGCCTTTGATCCCTGCTGCTACCGCTTTGTGAGCGATGGACAGAGCTGCCGTTTGTTTGGCAAAAGGAGTTGTGATGGCATAACCATTGTTTTGCACGAAGAAAATAACAGGCAATTTGTAAACACCAGCGTAGTTCAGACCTTCATAGAAGTCGCCTTCTGAAGAACCACCATCACCTGTGTACGTAATTACAACTTGTTTTTGTTTCTTCAATTTGTAACCCATTGCAATACCCATTGCATGCAGAATTTGTGCACCAATGATGATTTGCGGCATCAATACATTAACGCCATCCGGGATTTGTCCACCATGTTGGTGTCCACGGGAGTACAGAAACGCTTGATAAAGAGGAAGTCCATGCCACACGAGTTGCGGAATGTCGCGATAGCCAGGACATACAAAGTCTTCTTTTTCAATTGCAAATTCACTACCAACCATTGTAGCTTCTTGACCAGATACTGGAGCATAGAAACCAAGACGACCTTGACGGCCCAGGTTTACTGCACGGTCATCCCAAGTACGGGTAAATACCATGCGATACATAATTTCTTTTAATTGATCGTCGGAAAGTTTAGGCATCATGTCTTTGTTAACGATTTCGCCGTCAGGAGACAGCACGGACAGAGCTTCTACATCCTCCGTATATACTTCATAAGGAACCTTGCTCATTTTTTTCTTCACCTCAACAAAAAATTTGAATATCAAGTTCCGCTGTTATAATATTATTATACACCTGTTTCACTGCATACGTCAAAGATATCCGTAATTTTTTTATGTTTCCTTCCGGATTGTATGTATAACAGGGGCTTAATATTGGTATAACAGCATAATACATGTTTGCATGTTTAACCTATCCCCGCACACGGTTAATCTTACCGTATTGCGCGGTCGATTGCAAAAATTAACCGAGAAAGGTGACGTTTTATGACGGATTCCCGCTATTTGAAACGTACGATTGTGAAAGAAGAGATTGAGAGTCGCTATCTCGGAGAGAAGCGTACACTGCGAATTTATCTTCCCCCGGGCTATAACGAATTGTTAAGCTATCCTGTAGTATACTGTCAGGACGGTGAAGAATTTTTCAACTTTGGTCGTATTGCCACCACTGCCAACCGTATTATTCTTGACGAGGGAGCCGAACCATTCATTATAGTAGGGGTTCAGGTTGACGTTTCCGTGAGAACTCAGGAATATGCCCCCTTCGGCAATCGATTCAAGGCATATACGGCATGTTTCGCTGAAGAGATTATTCCCTATGTAGAAGAGAAATATCCTGTACGCCGATCTCCCCAGGAACGTATCCTTGCCGGAGACTCACTCGGTGGTAGCGTTTCACTTCATCTTGCCCTGCTTTACCCTGATCTGTTTACACGTGTCATCAGTATGTCCGGCGCATTCTACTCTGCTTCTCAGGAAATCTATGCTGCAGAGCAGGACTTGTCCTGGCTCTCGATCTGGATGATCGTTGGATTACAGGAAACGGCTTTCGAAGCTGACACTGGAACCTATAATTTTGTACAATTGAATCAGGATACTCGCGATTTGCTTGAAAAACGCGGTGCACTCGTCTCCTATCGGGAGAAAGACGGTCATCATCAGTGGGGATTCTGGCAGAAGGAACTGCCCGAAGCTTTGCTTTATTTTCTACAGGAAAACTAACTCAATCACTTAACAGGCGGCTGAAAGCCGCTTTTGTTTTGCAACCAAATGATATCGCTTACATAAACATTCAAAAAAGAAGCAGGCTCTCCTGCTCGTTTGTTGTCCAGCTTCTTGTCTTGTATTATGTTTGTCAATGTTCAGCAAATGCACCCTCTAGGTTATACCAATGAATGCTCCTTCGTGATCCGGTCCAGTAACACGTCGCAGCCTGCATCAAGCAGCCTGTACACTTCTTCAAAATTCCCCGTATAATACGGATCTGGAACTTCACGGAGTGTCTCGTCCGGCAGCATATCCATCATCTTGATAATTTCTGCTTCTTCACCGCCGGTCACACTTCTTACATTCGCTGCGTTGGAATCATCCATACATATGATGTAGTTAAATTTTGAGAAGTCTTCGCTCTCAAATTGTCTTGCAGCCATATCAGCATAAGAAATTTGACGTGAATCAAGCAATTTGCGAGTCCCTTCATGCGGAGGTTTACCGACATGCCAGTCGCCTGTACCTGCCGAGTCCACTCGAATCTGCTGAGCCAGTCCTCTTTCATTAACTTTGTGACGGAGGACGGCCTCAGCCATCGGCGATCGGCAAATATTGCCCAAACATACAAACAAAACGTGAATCATGTTATTCCCCCTTACTCAAGGTGCGGTTAAGTGGCGCTGTTGCTGTCTGAGGTTTCACACTCTCCGTTTGTACCAGAGAACGACGGGGCAGCTTCCATTTATAATGAACCGAACACATCCGAAAGAACACAACAGCACCAAAGCATATGAGCAGCCCAACATTCGTTGTGAACCACCCCATGCCGATTGCAAAACCAGCTGTAATTGCCCAGACGGCATAGATTTCATCACGGAGCACAAGCGGTTTCCGTCCTGCCAGCAAATCGCGAATGATCCCTCCGCCTATTCCGGTCATTACTGCGGCTACGATAACTGCACTAATGGGATGACCCATATTGGCCGCATATAATGCCCCCTGAATCGCAAAAGCAGCAAGTCCAATCGCATCGAACAGCGCTTCCGTTCGCTTCCAGTGACCAATCCACTTGAGCGGCAGTATGAATGCTATGGCTACAGATACAAGGGCCAACATGATAAGCGCTCCCTGGCTCCATAGTGTTGTCACAGGTACACCAATCAGCACGTTACGAATCACGCCGCCTCCAAATGCGGTGACAAGACCAAGCACCAGTACTCCCAAAATATCATACTCTTCTTCCATTGCTACGAAGGCCCCTGACATTGCAAAGGCAATGGTGCCTATAATGCTGAATACTTCAAAAATGTGCAAGTCCAACCTGTTCAAACCTCACTTTTCAAGTCATCTCCATGTCGCTCTACCCATTGTATCCGCGAGGATCGAAATTGTGCAACTACATTTTGTGGATTATACTGGTTTTGTGAATGATTCTTGTACAGGTCGACCACATTGTATAAGAAGGGAACCAGTTTCTTCATTAATCAGGAAGGATGAAATGGAATGACTAAGAAACGAGTTATTATTTTTACAGGTGGAAGCCTTTCTCCTGAGTTCCTCAAGGAAATCAGTAAAGACGATACTATAATCGCAGCCGACCGCGGTGCCCTATTTCTAATAGAACATGGGATTCAACCTCATATATCTGTTGGAGATTTTGATTCTATTACCGAGCAGGAGCGCGAAACTGTACGTCAGCATAGCGAACAAATCATCACCTGTGACCCCGTTCATAAAGATTTGACGGATACCGAGATGGCTTTTGAAACAGCGCTGGATCTTGAACCTACCGATATTCTGATGCTGGGTGCAACAGGTACACGCATGGATCACACACTCGCCAACGTACATATTATGGTTCGCGCTATGCAGCATCATATTTCCTGTACACTTCAGGATGAACACAATTATATGATGCTAACGACCTCCGAAGCTTTTGTGGAAGACCGTGGTTATGAATATATCTCCCTGCTACCACTAACCAATGAAGTGACCGGTATTACATTGGAGGGATTCATGTACCCGTTAGATCATGCCACCATACGCATGGGGCAGTCTTTGGGAATTAGTAACAAACTGCTCGGAAAGTCGGGTAACGTCTCGATCGAAAGCGGGTTATTACTTATTATTCAGAGCAAAGATTAACGTTTTGAATATACTTATTACGATTCTGTAATCTATAACTATGGTTTAAAATAATCGTCAAAACGTCAAAAGACCCTTGATATCAAGGGTCTTTTGACGTTTATAATATGGGTTGACTCGTCAATGATTAATTTTTTGACATTTTTAATGGTATTTTAATAAACAAACCGAAACCGTTGCGGCCCTAAGCTTTGTCGCTACTCATCCAATTTTTAGGCTGTTACAAAGCTGTTATACTCGCTCTAGCAACTAAACGAAAACGAATTTTGGA from Paenibacillus sp. JNUCC-31 includes:
- a CDS encoding alpha-ketoacid dehydrogenase subunit beta, translating into MAQMNMKEAIRDALRVELKRDPNVLLFGEDVGNVGGVFRVTEGLQKEFGEERVFDTPLAESAIGGLAVGLGVQGFRPVAEIQFVGFIFEALDQMVVQAARMRFRSGGKYNSPIVFRTPFGGGVKAAELHTDSLEGLLTQTPGIKVVVPSNPYDAKGLMIASIRDNDPVFFMEHLNLYHAFRAEVPEEDYTVELGKANVVREGSDVTIITYGMMVHTSVKAAEELEKQGIKVEVIDLRTVSPIDIDTIVASIKKTNRAIVVQEAQKSAGVAAEVIAQINEKAILHLEAPVLRVAGPDTVYPFAQIEDTWLPNPARIVAAVNKVVNF
- a CDS encoding low molecular weight protein-tyrosine-phosphatase encodes the protein MIHVLFVCLGNICRSPMAEAVLRHKVNERGLAQQIRVDSAGTGDWHVGKPPHEGTRKLLDSRQISYADMAARQFESEDFSKFNYIICMDDSNAANVRSVTGGEEAEIIKMMDMLPDETLREVPDPYYTGNFEEVYRLLDAGCDVLLDRITKEHSLV
- a CDS encoding alpha/beta hydrolase, giving the protein MTDSRYLKRTIVKEEIESRYLGEKRTLRIYLPPGYNELLSYPVVYCQDGEEFFNFGRIATTANRIILDEGAEPFIIVGVQVDVSVRTQEYAPFGNRFKAYTACFAEEIIPYVEEKYPVRRSPQERILAGDSLGGSVSLHLALLYPDLFTRVISMSGAFYSASQEIYAAEQDLSWLSIWMIVGLQETAFEADTGTYNFVQLNQDTRDLLEKRGALVSYREKDGHHQWGFWQKELPEALLYFLQEN
- the lpdA gene encoding dihydrolipoyl dehydrogenase; translation: MVVGDASLNIDTLVIGAGPGGYVAAIRAAQLGQSVLIVDKSELGGVCLNRGCIPSKALISAAHQYESALHGEAFGISAENVKVDFSKTQEFKNGVVKKMTGGVAGLLKGNKVEVFNGECMFINENEARVFNDHESPRYKFKNAIIATGSRPIELKPFPFGGRILSSTEALNLPEVPKSMIVIGGGYIGAELGQMYSKFGAKVTIIEGLDTVLPGFDKDMTSLVAKNMKKTGIEIVTGAKAESAEQTDKDVTVKYSVNGESKEVTADYLLVTVGRRPNTDGELGLDLIGVDVDERGFVKVDHQGRTSIPHIFAIGDIVSGLALAHKASYEGKVAAEAIAGQPSVVDYKCMPAVVFTDPECSSVGYTEKEAKEKGYKVKAGKFPYAGNGRAVSLNHAEGFVKIVADEESGLVLGCQIVGLEASNLIAELGLAIEMGATLEDLALTIHAHPTLGEIVMEAAELVMGHPIHIISR
- the pdhA gene encoding pyruvate dehydrogenase (acetyl-transferring) E1 component subunit alpha, which encodes MSKVPYEVYTEDVEALSVLSPDGEIVNKDMMPKLSDDQLKEIMYRMVFTRTWDDRAVNLGRQGRLGFYAPVSGQEATMVGSEFAIEKEDFVCPGYRDIPQLVWHGLPLYQAFLYSRGHQHGGQIPDGVNVLMPQIIIGAQILHAMGIAMGYKLKKQKQVVITYTGDGGSSEGDFYEGLNYAGVYKLPVIFFVQNNGYAITTPFAKQTAALSIAHKAVAAGIKGVKVDGMDIFAVIKAVQEAAERGRNGEGATLIEAVTYRFRPHSLSDDASKYRTKEEEAEWNAKDPIARFAKYLEKKGLWTEEDTARVKEEAKAKVNEEIKKAEKTEKMTISGLIDSMFEQTPKHLEEQKADFQ
- a CDS encoding thiamine diphosphokinase: MTKKRVIIFTGGSLSPEFLKEISKDDTIIAADRGALFLIEHGIQPHISVGDFDSITEQERETVRQHSEQIITCDPVHKDLTDTEMAFETALDLEPTDILMLGATGTRMDHTLANVHIMVRAMQHHISCTLQDEHNYMMLTTSEAFVEDRGYEYISLLPLTNEVTGITLEGFMYPLDHATIRMGQSLGISNKLLGKSGNVSIESGLLLIIQSKD
- a CDS encoding dihydrolipoamide acetyltransferase family protein; this translates as MAKFEYKFPELGEGLHEGEIIKMHIKVGDKVTDDDIIMEVQNDKAVVEVPCPVNGTVTEVFAKDGQVCHVGEVVAIIEAEGELPEQDDAPAGDQGEQEKDAAQGGADTSGSSAAASSSDAAKEGGNNSVPAVPAKDVLATPSVRKFAREQGVDIAQVNGTGNNGKVTKEDVESFKNGGGSSAAASSEAPAQEEKKSAAPAAAAADQRLEEERVPFKGIRKAIANAMVKSAYTAPHVTIMDEVDVTELVAFRTRMKPIAEKKGTKVTYLPFIVKALVAASRQFPALNAMIDEEANEIVYKKYYNIGIATDTDNGLIVPVIKDADRKSIWMIADSIRDLAARGRDGKLSANEMRGSTISISNIGSAGGMFFTPIINFPEVAILGTGRISEKAVIKNGEVVAAPVMALSLSFDHRIIDGATAQNFMNYIKQLLANPELLVMEV
- a CDS encoding trimeric intracellular cation channel family protein, whose product is MDLHIFEVFSIIGTIAFAMSGAFVAMEEEYDILGVLVLGLVTAFGGGVIRNVLIGVPVTTLWSQGALIMLALVSVAIAFILPLKWIGHWKRTEALFDAIGLAAFAIQGALYAANMGHPISAVIVAAVMTGIGGGIIRDLLAGRKPLVLRDEIYAVWAITAGFAIGMGWFTTNVGLLICFGAVVFFRMCSVHYKWKLPRRSLVQTESVKPQTATAPLNRTLSKGE